Genomic window (Staphylococcus debuckii):
AACCCAATCATTGTCGGCAGCTCACCAGAAAGTTTTGTGAAAGTGAAAAATAATGAAGTTGTTACAAATCCGATTGCAGGTACTATCAAACGCGGTGCCACAGATGAAGAAGACGATGCAAACGCAGCTCAATTGTTGAACGATGAAAAAGAATTAAGTGAACATCGCATGCTGGTTGACCTTGGACGCAATGACATTCATAGAGTCAGCCGAACAGGTTCCTCTAAAATTGAAAGATTAATGGAAATTGAGAAATATGAACACGTCATGCACATTGTCAGTGTAGTAACTGGACAACTCAAAGAAAAGATTTCTCCAATGGACATTATTGCAAGTCTCTTACCGACTGGCACAGTGTCAGGTGCACCGAAGTTGAGAGCGATTGAACGTATTTATGAAGTGCACCCTTATAAACGCGGTGTTTATAGCGGCGGAGTAGGTTACATTAATTGCAATCACGATTTAGATTTTGCCTTAGCCATCCGCACAATGTTGATTGATGACACTTACGTTAATGTCGAAGCAGGCTGTGGCGTTGTTTATGACTCAGTTCCTGAAAAAGAATTGCAAGAAACGTTATTGAAAGCTAAAAGCTTATTGGAGGTTACGCCATGATTTTGATTATTGATAATTATGATTCATTCACCTATAACTTAGTAGATATCGCAGCAGGATTGACGGACGTTACCGTAAAATACCCAGATGACCAATCAGTCTTTAATTTAAATCCAGACGGTATCATTATCTCACCAGGTCCTGGTCATCCAGAAGACACTGATGATTTGAAGAATATTATTGATCACTATCATGACTTGCCAATCCTAGGTATTTGTTTAGGCTCGCAAGCACTGACTTGCTATTACGGTGGAAAAGTCATTCAAGGTGAAACCGTACTGCACGGTAAAATTGACACCATGCATCAAGTTAAACCAACCATCTTATATCAAGATTTGCCAGATGAATTTGATATTATGCGCTATCATAGTTTGATCAGTGATCCGAATAGCTTTCCAAAAGCGTTGAAAATTACAGGGAAAACAGCTGATTGTATTCAATCTTTTGAGCATACCCAATATCAGCATTACGGCATTCAATACCATCCTGAATCCTTTGCAACAGAGCATGGTGCAGATATCATTAAAAATTTCATTCATATTGTAGAGAAAGGGGCACATCGCCATGACACTTATTCAAAAAATTCAACAACAAAAGAACTTAACGCAGCAAGACATTAATGAATTTATTCAAACATTAATTGACCCTGATATCGTTAATGAAGATAAAGCAGCTTTGCTGTCAGAGTATACTAAAAGACCTTTGAATCAAGTAGAAGTGACTTATCTTGTACAAGCTATGATTCAAACGATGTACCCAGTACAACCGGTTTATCCTCAAGCTATGTGTGTATGTGGAACAGGCGGCGATAAATCTAACAGCTTCAATATCTCTACAACCGTTTCCTTTGTAGTTGCTGCAGCAGGCGTTAACGTCTTGAAACATGGTAATAAGAGTATTACTTCCGCTTCAGGCAGTACTGATTTACTTAACAAAATGGGAATCGCGCCTACACTTGTACCTGATGTGGAAGCGACAATGAATAGCAAAGGTTTGGCTTTCTTGAATGCTACTGATACGTATCCTGTGATGAAACATATTCAACCTATCCGCAAAATGATGGATGGCCCGACAATATTCAATATTCTGGGACCGATGATTCATCCGTATCGTTTGGATTATCAAGTTGTAGGGGTCTACAATCCAGACTTCGCGCAAGCTATGGCTGAAACACTTTACGATTTAGGCCGAAAGAAAGCGATTGTGCTGCACGGCGCAAATGGTATGGATGAAGCCACATTATCCGGAGACAATTTGATTTACGAAGTAAACCAAGATACAGGCGTAACATCTTATTATCTCAATGCTGAAGATGTTGGTCTAACACCAGCAGCGAACGATACGTTACGAGGCGGCACACCAGCAGAAAATTTAGAAATCACTTTAGATATCCTGACAGGCAAAGATCATTCCAGCAAACGAGATGTAGTCGTATTGAATGCGGGTATTGCTTTATATGTATCAGAAAAAGCAAATTCGATTAAAGAGGGCGTCCAATTTGCGCAACAATTGATAGATGAGGGCAAAGCCTTTGAACAATACAAAAATACAGGAGGCCAAGTGTATGACCATATTGGATGATATTGTCGCATACAAAAAAGAATTATTAGAAGACGGCTATTATGATGATTTACTAAGAAGTTTGCCATTTACAGATGTCAGATATAAGAAAAAATTAAGTATGCGACTCGCTGAAAGAGACCACTTATCCGTAATCGCGGAAATTAAATCAAAAAGTCCTTCGGTACCTGTGTTACCGAATCGTGATTTATCGAAGCAAGCGAAAGAATACGAAGAATATGGGGCTCAAGCAATTTCAGTACTGACAGACGAATATTATTTCGGAGGCAGTTACGAAAGACTCAATCAACTGACTCAAGAAACATCGTTACCTGTACTATGCAAAGATTTTATGATTGAACCGATTCAAATTGATGTGGCATATAAAGCAGGTGCATCAGTTATCCTGCTTATCGTCAACATTTTAACTGATGAGCAAATGCATGAATTATATCAATACGCTAAATCTTTAGGGTTAGATGTGTTGGTAGAAGTGCACAGCAAACAAGAATTACGTCGAGCTTATGATCTGCATCCAGAAATTATTGGAGTCAACAATCGAGATTTAACGCGGTTTGTAACGAATGTTGAACATACGAATGAAATATTAGAACGTAAGCGTAAAGGTTTCTACTATATCTCCGAAAGCGGCATTCACAATAAAGAAGATGTAGAAAAAATTGTCGGTTCTGGGATAGATGGCATTTTAGTAGGAGAATCACTAATGAAATGCGATAACCTGGCAGAATTTTTACCAAGCTTGCAATTGAAAAAGGAGTGAGGGCATGTTTTTAAAATATTGCGGATTTCAAGCTCAAGATGATATTAAATACGCTGTCGAAGAAGATATAGATGCAATTGGATTTATTCATTATCCAAAAAGCAAACGACATCAATCTCTCGATGAAATTGAAATACTCAGCAATTTAGTGCCAGATTCTATCTATAGTGTGGCAGTCGTGGTCAATCCTACTCCAGATATTATTAATCGCTTGGTAAGCAAAACTAATATTAATGCTGTTCAATTCCATGGGGATGAGGAAAAGGAACTGCTGCGATGGTGTAAAAAAACTTATCCCAGCATCAAAATCATCAAAGCATTACCTGCGAATGCAGAATTATTAACGAAAATACATCAATACAAAGATGACACAGAACTCTTCATTATAGATACACCCTCCATTCATTATGGTGGAACTGGAACATCCTTTGATTGGCGTATTTTAGAGGATATAGAAGATGTTCCGTATTTAGTCGCTGGAGGGATGGATAAAGCAAAGATTCAGCAGTTCGAGTCACTCAATCTAAATGCGTTCGGCTATGATATAGCGAGCGGAATTGAAACTGATGGAAAAAAAGATCCAATAAAAATGCGAGAGATTGCAGAATATGTTAAAGGAGAGAAACAAATATGACTAAAGATACAAAACAACCTATTCAAACACAAGTTGACGAGCTAGGATTTTTCGGAGAATACGGTGGACGCTACGTCCCAGAAACATTAATGCCAGCTGTCCAAGAATTAAGACAAGCTTATGAAGAGGCGAAAGATGATCCAGCTTTTCAAGAAGAATTAGCTAGTTATTTAAAGGATTATGTCGGCCGTGCTACGCCACTTACTTATGCAGATTCATATACTAAAGAACTCGGTGGAGCAAAAATTTATTTAAAACGTGAAGACTTGAACCATACAGGTGCACACAAAATCAATAATGCTTTAGGTCAAGCTTTACTTGCTAAACGTATGGGCAAGAAGAAATTGGTTGCTGAAACTGGAGCAGGACAACATGGTGTAGCAAGTGCCACAGTTACCGCATTATTCGATATGGAACTAGTAGTATTTATGGGTGAAGAAGATATCCAACGTCAAGCCTTGAATGTATTCAGAATGGAATTGTTAGGGGCAAAAGTAGTCTCTGTAACTGACGGACAAGGTACATTATCGGATGCCGTGAACAAGGCGCTGCAATATTGGGTCAGTCATGTTGATGACACACACTATTTATTAGGTTCAGTGCTTGGACCAGACCCGTTCCCGACTATGGTGCGTGATTTCCAAAGTGTCATCGGCAGTGAAATTAAAGAACAATTACAAGAAAAAGAAGGGCGTTTACCAGATGCAGTGGTTGCTTGTGTAGGTGGCGGTTCTAACTCAATCGGTACATTTTATCCATTTGTAGAAGACGAAAGCGTGAAACTATACGGAGTTGAAGCTGCAGGAGACCGTGCAGATACAGATAAACATGCACTTGCTATCAGTAAAGGTTCTGTCGGCGTGCTTCACGGTACAAAAATGTATCTTTTACAAAATGAAGAAGGTCAAATCGGTTTAGCTCACTCTATTTCAGCAGGTCTGGATTATCCAGGTATTGGACCAGAACACAGTTATTATAACGATATCGGTCGCGCTGAATATCCAAGTGCTTCAGATGAAGAAGCAATGGAAGCGTTAGTTCGCTTCACGAAAGCAGAAGGCATTATCCCAGCTATTGAAAGTGCGCATGCATTAAGTTATGTAGAAAAATTAGCACCAACAATGGATAAAGACGAAATTATCGTAGTAACAGTTTCTGGACGTGGAGATAAAGATATGGATACTATCAGAAAATATATGAAAGAAAGAGGTGCTGAGAATGAGTAAGTTATTCATTCCATATATAATGGGAAATAAAGATTTTATTTCTAA
Coding sequences:
- a CDS encoding anthranilate synthase component II; protein product: MILIIDNYDSFTYNLVDIAAGLTDVTVKYPDDQSVFNLNPDGIIISPGPGHPEDTDDLKNIIDHYHDLPILGICLGSQALTCYYGGKVIQGETVLHGKIDTMHQVKPTILYQDLPDEFDIMRYHSLISDPNSFPKALKITGKTADCIQSFEHTQYQHYGIQYHPESFATEHGADIIKNFIHIVEKGAHRHDTYSKNSTTKELNAARH
- the trpD gene encoding anthranilate phosphoribosyltransferase, whose protein sequence is MTLIQKIQQQKNLTQQDINEFIQTLIDPDIVNEDKAALLSEYTKRPLNQVEVTYLVQAMIQTMYPVQPVYPQAMCVCGTGGDKSNSFNISTTVSFVVAAAGVNVLKHGNKSITSASGSTDLLNKMGIAPTLVPDVEATMNSKGLAFLNATDTYPVMKHIQPIRKMMDGPTIFNILGPMIHPYRLDYQVVGVYNPDFAQAMAETLYDLGRKKAIVLHGANGMDEATLSGDNLIYEVNQDTGVTSYYLNAEDVGLTPAANDTLRGGTPAENLEITLDILTGKDHSSKRDVVVLNAGIALYVSEKANSIKEGVQFAQQLIDEGKAFEQYKNTGGQVYDHIG
- the trpC gene encoding indole-3-glycerol phosphate synthase TrpC; its protein translation is MTILDDIVAYKKELLEDGYYDDLLRSLPFTDVRYKKKLSMRLAERDHLSVIAEIKSKSPSVPVLPNRDLSKQAKEYEEYGAQAISVLTDEYYFGGSYERLNQLTQETSLPVLCKDFMIEPIQIDVAYKAGASVILLIVNILTDEQMHELYQYAKSLGLDVLVEVHSKQELRRAYDLHPEIIGVNNRDLTRFVTNVEHTNEILERKRKGFYYISESGIHNKEDVEKIVGSGIDGILVGESLMKCDNLAEFLPSLQLKKE
- a CDS encoding phosphoribosylanthranilate isomerase, which codes for MFLKYCGFQAQDDIKYAVEEDIDAIGFIHYPKSKRHQSLDEIEILSNLVPDSIYSVAVVVNPTPDIINRLVSKTNINAVQFHGDEEKELLRWCKKTYPSIKIIKALPANAELLTKIHQYKDDTELFIIDTPSIHYGGTGTSFDWRILEDIEDVPYLVAGGMDKAKIQQFESLNLNAFGYDIASGIETDGKKDPIKMREIAEYVKGEKQI
- the trpB gene encoding tryptophan synthase subunit beta translates to MTKDTKQPIQTQVDELGFFGEYGGRYVPETLMPAVQELRQAYEEAKDDPAFQEELASYLKDYVGRATPLTYADSYTKELGGAKIYLKREDLNHTGAHKINNALGQALLAKRMGKKKLVAETGAGQHGVASATVTALFDMELVVFMGEEDIQRQALNVFRMELLGAKVVSVTDGQGTLSDAVNKALQYWVSHVDDTHYLLGSVLGPDPFPTMVRDFQSVIGSEIKEQLQEKEGRLPDAVVACVGGGSNSIGTFYPFVEDESVKLYGVEAAGDRADTDKHALAISKGSVGVLHGTKMYLLQNEEGQIGLAHSISAGLDYPGIGPEHSYYNDIGRAEYPSASDEEAMEALVRFTKAEGIIPAIESAHALSYVEKLAPTMDKDEIIVVTVSGRGDKDMDTIRKYMKERGAENE